The following are encoded in a window of Corynebacterium marinum DSM 44953 genomic DNA:
- a CDS encoding long-chain-fatty-acid--CoA ligase, protein MSAFESKAWLQHYPEWTPHSLDYDDTTLLDVYDNNLAINAEKSATWFFGRSQTYGDLDRQVRRAAAGLRAFGVRPGDKVAIILPNCPQHIAAFYAVLKLGATVVEHNPLYTAHELAGPFADHGARVAITWDKAAPTLEKLRDSSALETIISVNMVEAMPKVKQLALRLPVKKIREQRDALSSPAPNTVPWEVLLGSALGGEGADIVSDPSVTKDSIALILYTSGTTGAPKGAQLTHGNLFANMIQGKSWVPGLGEQDERMLAALPMFHAYGLTMVGTLSVYIGGEMVLLPAPRIPLIMDVIKKHTPTWLPGVPTLYEKIVEAAEKDNIDISGIRNAFCGAATLPVATVDKWERATGGRLVEGYGLTETSPVIVGNPMNGKRRPGYVGIPFPDTEVRIADPDDLDATQPDGTEGEILVRGPQVFPGYLNQPEATESSFHDGWYRTGDIGVMEEDGFIRLVARIKEVIITGGFNVYPAEVEEAMRDHPDIVDLAVVGLPREDGSEDVVACVTLREGAALDPEGLKDFARERLTRYKVPRTFYHFEDLARDQLGKIRRREVQEDLIRLLDR, encoded by the coding sequence ATGTCGGCATTCGAGAGCAAAGCCTGGCTGCAGCACTATCCGGAGTGGACACCCCATTCCCTCGATTACGACGACACGACTCTGCTCGACGTTTACGACAACAACCTCGCCATCAACGCCGAGAAGTCGGCCACCTGGTTCTTCGGCCGTTCGCAGACCTACGGGGATCTCGACCGCCAGGTCCGCCGCGCCGCCGCCGGGCTGCGCGCCTTCGGTGTCCGCCCCGGTGACAAGGTCGCCATCATCCTGCCGAACTGCCCGCAGCACATCGCCGCCTTCTACGCGGTGCTCAAGCTGGGGGCGACCGTCGTGGAGCACAACCCGCTCTACACCGCCCACGAGCTGGCCGGACCTTTCGCCGACCACGGGGCGCGGGTGGCCATCACCTGGGACAAGGCGGCCCCCACGCTCGAGAAGCTGCGCGACTCCAGCGCCCTGGAGACGATCATCTCCGTGAACATGGTCGAGGCGATGCCGAAGGTCAAGCAGCTCGCGCTACGGCTGCCGGTCAAGAAGATCCGGGAGCAGCGGGACGCCCTGTCCTCGCCCGCCCCTAACACCGTGCCGTGGGAGGTGCTCCTGGGTTCCGCTCTCGGGGGCGAGGGCGCCGACATCGTCTCCGACCCCTCGGTGACCAAGGATTCCATCGCGCTGATCCTCTACACCTCCGGCACCACCGGCGCGCCGAAGGGGGCGCAGCTGACCCACGGCAACCTCTTCGCCAACATGATCCAGGGCAAGAGCTGGGTGCCGGGCCTCGGTGAGCAGGACGAACGGATGCTCGCCGCCCTGCCGATGTTCCACGCCTACGGGCTGACGATGGTGGGCACCCTCTCGGTGTACATCGGCGGCGAAATGGTGCTGCTGCCGGCGCCCCGGATCCCGCTGATCATGGACGTCATCAAGAAGCACACCCCCACCTGGTTGCCGGGCGTGCCCACCCTCTACGAAAAGATCGTCGAGGCTGCGGAGAAGGACAACATCGACATCTCCGGCATCCGCAACGCCTTCTGCGGCGCCGCCACCCTGCCGGTGGCCACGGTGGACAAGTGGGAGCGCGCCACGGGCGGCCGGCTCGTCGAGGGTTACGGCCTGACCGAGACCTCTCCGGTCATCGTGGGCAACCCGATGAACGGGAAGCGGCGCCCCGGGTACGTCGGCATCCCCTTCCCCGACACCGAGGTGCGCATCGCCGACCCGGACGATCTCGACGCCACCCAGCCGGACGGCACCGAGGGCGAGATCCTCGTCCGCGGGCCGCAGGTGTTCCCGGGTTACCTCAACCAGCCGGAGGCCACCGAGAGCAGCTTCCACGACGGCTGGTACCGCACCGGCGACATCGGTGTCATGGAGGAGGACGGCTTCATCCGCCTGGTGGCGCGCATCAAGGAGGTCATCATCACCGGCGGCTTCAACGTCTATCCCGCCGAGGTCGAGGAGGCCATGCGTGACCACCCGGACATCGTCGACCTGGCGGTGGTGGGCCTCCCGCGGGAGGACGGCTCGGAGGACGTCGTGGCCTGCGTGACGCTGCGCGAGGGCGCGGCGCTGGATCCGGAGGGACTGAAGGACTTCGCGCGCGAGCGGCTGACCCGGTACAAGGTGCCGCGCACCTTCTACCACTTCGAGGATCTCGCCCGCGACCAGCTGGGCAAGATCCGACGCCGGGAGGTGCAGGAGGATCTGATCCGCCTGCTCGACCGGTAG
- the proC gene encoding pyrroline-5-carboxylate reductase, which translates to MTKIVVLGGGKIGEALISGLVNSGTDPQSITVTNRRPERGEELRERYGVRDLTDNRQAAEDADVVFLCVKPYMILDAVAEISPAVEENDVATVLVSMAAGVPLGAMEDAVIAGTPVVRVMPNTPMLVGRGMNAIAVGRFVTPEQLADVTELLSSVGEVLPVAESDMDAVTALAGSSPAYFFLVAEALIDAGVSLGLTRPVAEKLVTTSAAGAGAMLSESGQDPATLRANVSSPAGTTVAALRELEVSGLRAAFFRATEACAKRSAELGELR; encoded by the coding sequence ATGACAAAAATTGTGGTGCTCGGAGGTGGCAAGATCGGCGAGGCGCTGATCTCGGGCCTCGTCAATTCAGGAACTGACCCCCAGTCGATCACGGTGACCAACCGCCGCCCGGAGCGCGGCGAGGAACTCCGTGAGCGCTACGGGGTTCGTGACCTCACCGACAACCGGCAGGCCGCGGAGGACGCCGACGTGGTGTTCCTGTGCGTGAAGCCGTACATGATCCTCGATGCGGTGGCGGAGATCAGCCCGGCCGTCGAGGAGAACGACGTCGCGACGGTCCTGGTGTCCATGGCTGCGGGGGTGCCGCTGGGGGCGATGGAGGACGCAGTAATCGCCGGAACGCCGGTCGTGAGGGTCATGCCCAACACCCCGATGCTCGTCGGCCGCGGCATGAACGCCATTGCTGTGGGGCGCTTCGTCACCCCGGAGCAGCTCGCCGACGTCACCGAGCTGCTGTCCTCCGTGGGCGAGGTCCTGCCCGTCGCGGAGTCGGACATGGACGCGGTCACCGCCCTCGCCGGTTCCTCCCCGGCCTACTTCTTCCTTGTGGCGGAGGCGCTCATTGACGCCGGGGTGTCCCTCGGTCTCACCCGCCCGGTGGCTGAGAAGCTCGTGACCACGTCCGCAGCCGGTGCGGGGGCCATGCTCTCCGAGTCCGGACAGGACCCGGCGACCCTGCGGGCCAATGTTTCCTCCCCGGCGGGCACCACCGTGGCGGCCCTTCGTGAACTGGAAGTGTCCGGTCTGCGCGCGGCCTTCTTCCGTGCCACGGAAGCCTGCGCGAAGCGCTCCGCGGAGCTCGGCGAGCTCCGGTAG
- a CDS encoding sensor histidine kinase, whose amino-acid sequence MSPVLAFLLGVAVAGVALPALSWARKRIIRHRSSATLEDNQVTTVGQVLHLAIQGSPTGITVLDQSGEVILSNARAHEMALVHDRSVNDEVRKVAAEVFVDKESRSLDLSMPKRRTGNRVSSVRALIKPLTLVDDRFVIVYGTDESENVRMESARRDFVANVSHELKTPVGGMALLAEALMEAVDDPEHVQYFGQRLHKEAHRMADMINELISLSKLQGAEPLPEMEPVSVDDIIAEAFSRNQLAADNAEITLTKGADSGVIVMGDRSLLVTAVSNLISNAINYSPHSVPVSVTQKITSDDVVLIRVTDRGIGISPEDQKRVFERFFRVDKARSRSTGGTGLGLAIVKHVVANHGGNIKLWSRPGTGSTFTIELPIYHPESAPAAIPPAGQDEEATSTGPLRQAVSRVATRRKDKAS is encoded by the coding sequence GTGTCCCCTGTTCTCGCGTTTCTGTTGGGCGTCGCCGTCGCCGGCGTCGCCCTTCCGGCGTTGAGCTGGGCGCGCAAGCGGATCATCCGCCACCGCTCCTCGGCGACGCTCGAGGACAACCAGGTCACCACCGTCGGCCAGGTCCTGCACCTGGCGATCCAGGGTTCGCCCACCGGCATCACCGTCCTCGACCAGAGCGGTGAGGTGATCCTGTCCAACGCCCGCGCCCACGAGATGGCGCTGGTCCACGACCGCTCCGTCAACGACGAGGTGCGGAAGGTCGCCGCCGAGGTTTTCGTGGACAAGGAATCCCGCTCCCTGGACCTGTCCATGCCCAAGCGGCGCACGGGTAACCGGGTGTCGTCGGTGCGGGCGCTGATCAAACCGCTCACGCTCGTCGACGACCGTTTCGTCATCGTCTACGGCACCGACGAGAGCGAGAACGTGCGCATGGAGTCCGCCCGCCGCGACTTCGTGGCCAATGTCTCCCACGAACTGAAGACCCCCGTCGGCGGAATGGCGTTGCTGGCAGAGGCGCTCATGGAGGCGGTGGACGACCCCGAGCATGTCCAGTACTTCGGCCAGCGCCTCCACAAGGAGGCCCACCGCATGGCGGACATGATCAACGAGCTCATCTCCCTGTCGAAGCTGCAGGGGGCGGAGCCTCTCCCGGAGATGGAGCCGGTCTCCGTCGACGACATCATCGCCGAGGCGTTCTCCCGCAACCAGCTCGCCGCGGACAACGCGGAGATCACCCTCACCAAGGGGGCGGATTCGGGCGTCATCGTCATGGGCGACAGATCTCTGCTCGTCACGGCTGTGTCGAACCTCATCTCCAACGCGATCAACTACTCTCCGCATTCCGTGCCGGTGTCGGTCACCCAGAAGATCACCAGCGACGACGTCGTGCTCATCCGCGTCACCGACCGGGGCATTGGCATCTCGCCGGAGGATCAGAAGCGCGTCTTCGAACGGTTCTTCCGCGTGGACAAGGCACGGTCGAGGTCAACCGGCGGCACCGGGCTGGGGCTGGCCATCGTGAAACACGTGGTGGCCAACCACGGCGGTAACATCAAGTTGTGGTCCCGCCCCGGCACCGGGTCAACCTTCACCATCGAACTACCGATCTATCATCCGGAATCAGCGCCCGCCGCTATTCCCCCAGCCGGACAGGACGAAGAGGCAACGTCCACCGGACCCCTGCGTCAGGCCGTGTCCCGGGTGGCGACACGTCGAAAGGATAAAGCATCATGA
- a CDS encoding phosphoglyceromutase gives MTNGKLILLRHGQSQWNKSNQFTGWVDVDLTEQGEAEAARGGEMLKEAGILPDVLYTSLLRRAIRTANLALDAADRHWIPVIRDWRLNERHYGALQGLNKAETKDKYGDEQFMAWRRSYDTPPPELADDAEYSQSDDVRYAGLDTIPRTECLLDVVTRLIPYFEEEILPRVKNGENVLVAAHGNSLRALVKHLDNISDEDIAALNIPTGIPLVYEISADGTVVNPGGTYLDPEAAAAGAAAVAAQGGK, from the coding sequence ATGACCAACGGAAAACTCATTCTCCTTCGCCACGGGCAGAGCCAGTGGAACAAGTCCAACCAGTTCACCGGCTGGGTGGACGTCGACCTCACCGAGCAGGGCGAGGCCGAGGCCGCCCGCGGCGGTGAGATGCTCAAGGAGGCCGGCATTCTGCCGGATGTCCTCTACACCTCGCTGCTGCGCCGTGCGATCCGCACCGCCAACCTGGCGCTCGACGCCGCTGACCGGCACTGGATCCCGGTGATCCGCGACTGGCGCCTCAACGAGCGCCACTACGGTGCGCTGCAGGGCCTGAACAAGGCGGAGACCAAGGACAAGTACGGCGACGAGCAGTTCATGGCCTGGCGCCGTTCCTACGACACCCCGCCGCCGGAGCTGGCCGATGACGCCGAGTACTCGCAGTCCGACGACGTGCGTTACGCCGGCCTCGACACCATCCCGCGCACCGAGTGCCTGCTGGACGTGGTCACCCGCCTCATCCCGTACTTCGAGGAGGAGATCCTGCCGCGCGTCAAGAACGGCGAGAACGTCCTGGTCGCCGCGCACGGCAACTCCCTGCGCGCGCTGGTCAAGCACCTCGACAACATCTCCGACGAGGACATCGCCGCGCTGAACATCCCGACCGGCATCCCCCTGGTCTACGAGATCTCCGCGGACGGCACCGTGGTCAACCCCGGCGGCACCTACCTCGACCCTGAGGCCGCTGCCGCGGGCGCCGCCGCTGTCGCCGCCCAGGGCGGCAAGTAG
- a CDS encoding response regulator transcription factor — protein MTTILIVEDEESLADPLAFLLRKEGFDVIVAGDGPTALVEFAKNDIDIVLLDLMLPGMSGTDVCKQLRTTSSVPVIMVTARDSEIDKVVGLELGADDYVTKPYSSRELIARIRAVLRRGADNDAVAEEMDDRVLEGGRVRMDVERHTVTVDGEPVPMPLKEFDLLEYLLRNSGRVLTRGQLIDRIWGADYVGDTKTLDVHVKRLRSKIEEEPSRPKQLVTVRGLGYKFEA, from the coding sequence ATGACGACCATTCTCATCGTGGAGGACGAGGAGTCCCTCGCGGATCCGTTGGCCTTCCTGCTGCGTAAAGAGGGTTTTGATGTGATCGTCGCCGGCGACGGCCCGACCGCTCTGGTTGAGTTCGCGAAGAACGACATCGACATCGTCCTGCTCGACCTCATGCTTCCCGGCATGTCCGGGACGGACGTGTGCAAGCAGCTGCGCACCACCTCGAGCGTGCCGGTCATCATGGTCACCGCCCGTGACTCGGAGATCGACAAGGTCGTCGGGCTGGAGCTCGGCGCGGACGACTACGTGACCAAGCCCTATTCCTCCCGCGAGCTCATCGCGCGTATCCGGGCGGTCCTGCGCCGCGGGGCCGACAACGACGCCGTGGCCGAGGAGATGGACGACCGGGTGCTGGAGGGCGGCCGCGTCCGCATGGACGTCGAGCGCCACACCGTCACCGTCGACGGGGAGCCGGTGCCGATGCCGCTCAAGGAGTTCGATCTGCTGGAGTATCTGCTGCGCAACTCGGGCAGGGTCCTCACCCGTGGCCAGCTCATCGACCGGATCTGGGGCGCCGACTACGTCGGCGACACCAAGACCCTCGACGTCCACGTCAAGCGGCTGCGCTCCAAGATCGAGGAGGAGCCGTCGCGCCCGAAGCAGCTGGTCACCGTCCGGGGTCTGGGCTACAAGTTCGAGGCCTGA
- a CDS encoding Ppx/GppA phosphatase family protein, giving the protein MRLGVLDVGSNTVHMVAVDARNGGHPTPMSDWKTSLRLVELIDGDGAIDDKGIKRLAKAVAEAADLANTLGCKEIMPFATSAVRSATNSQDVLNAVEKETGVRLEVLSGEDEARLTFLAVRRWYGWSAGRVTNLDIGGGSLELSTGSDETPDVAISLDLGAGRLTHQWFDTDPPERKKVNLLRDYIDAELVGPARQMRAYGAAGIAVGTSKTFRTLARLTGAAPSAEGPYVKRTLTAPGLRQLIAFISRMTAADRAELEGISSDRSHQIVAGALVAEASMRALGLEQIEICPWALREGVILRRIDKGLDEIPQERKRP; this is encoded by the coding sequence GTGCGACTAGGTGTATTGGACGTGGGCAGTAACACTGTCCACATGGTGGCGGTAGACGCCCGTAACGGTGGACATCCGACCCCGATGAGCGACTGGAAGACGAGCCTGCGGCTCGTCGAACTCATCGACGGTGACGGTGCCATCGACGACAAGGGGATCAAACGCCTCGCCAAGGCGGTCGCCGAGGCGGCTGACCTGGCGAACACCCTCGGCTGCAAAGAGATCATGCCCTTCGCCACCTCCGCGGTGCGTTCGGCCACGAACTCGCAGGATGTCCTCAACGCCGTGGAGAAGGAGACCGGCGTCCGCCTCGAGGTGCTCTCCGGTGAGGACGAGGCCCGCCTCACCTTTCTCGCCGTCCGGCGTTGGTACGGCTGGTCCGCCGGACGCGTCACCAACCTGGACATCGGCGGCGGTTCACTGGAACTGTCGACCGGATCCGACGAAACCCCCGACGTGGCGATCTCGCTCGACCTCGGCGCCGGCAGACTCACCCACCAGTGGTTCGACACCGATCCGCCGGAACGCAAGAAGGTCAACCTTCTGCGCGACTACATCGACGCCGAGCTCGTGGGGCCCGCCCGCCAGATGCGCGCCTACGGCGCCGCCGGGATCGCGGTGGGCACGTCGAAGACCTTCCGCACCCTCGCGCGACTCACCGGCGCCGCACCCAGTGCCGAAGGCCCCTACGTCAAGCGCACCCTGACCGCACCAGGTCTGCGCCAGCTCATCGCCTTCATCTCCCGCATGACGGCCGCCGACCGCGCCGAGCTCGAAGGCATCAGCTCCGACCGCTCGCACCAGATCGTCGCGGGCGCCCTCGTGGCGGAGGCCAGCATGCGTGCCCTCGGCCTGGAGCAGATCGAGATCTGCCCCTGGGCCCTGCGCGAGGGCGTCATTCTCCGGCGCATCGATAAGGGTCTCGACGAGATCCCCCAGGAAAGGAAGCGACCATGA
- a CDS encoding helix-turn-helix domain-containing protein, which translates to MANADKGTFLTVAEVADIMRVSKMTVYRLVHSGDLPAVRVGRSFRVHEKAVNDYLDASYYDVG; encoded by the coding sequence ATGGCTAATGCAGACAAGGGTACTTTTCTGACGGTCGCTGAGGTCGCAGACATCATGCGGGTCTCGAAGATGACCGTGTACCGGCTGGTCCACTCCGGTGACCTGCCGGCCGTTCGGGTGGGCCGGTCTTTCCGGGTCCACGAGAAGGCGGTCAACGACTATCTCGACGCGTCGTACTACGACGTCGGATAA
- the mshA gene encoding D-inositol-3-phosphate glycosyltransferase gives MRVAMISMHTSPLQQPGSGDAGGMNVYVLNTARQLARQGVEVDIFTRATRPSQGEVVAVEPGLRVVNIVAGPYDGLEKETLPTQLAAFAGGVVQFRRCNDVDYDLIHSHYWLSGQVGWLLRDLWEVPLVHTAHTLAAVKNAHRSADDSPESEARRICEQQLVDNADFLVVNTPEETNDLIDHYDADPDRIVVVSPGTDVEMFTPGTDRNTERSRRLLGIPLDAELVAFVGRLQQFKGPQVLIRATAELLRRDPGRKLRVIICGGASGAAATERQYMALAEELGVSRRVRFLDPRPPEELVTIYQAADLVAVPSYNESFGLVAMEAQACGTPVIAARVGGLPVAVAEGETGLLVDGHDTNDWADAIEQLLDDDDTRLRMAGEAVAHAANFSWSASASQLASVYSEALSIDVDECPPRRERADGQR, from the coding sequence ATGCGCGTCGCGATGATCTCCATGCACACCTCCCCGCTCCAGCAGCCGGGCTCCGGCGACGCAGGCGGCATGAACGTCTACGTCCTCAACACCGCGCGGCAGCTGGCCCGGCAAGGGGTGGAGGTGGACATCTTCACCCGGGCCACCCGGCCCAGCCAGGGTGAGGTGGTGGCCGTCGAACCCGGGCTGCGGGTGGTCAATATCGTCGCCGGACCCTACGACGGACTGGAGAAGGAGACCCTGCCGACGCAGCTGGCGGCCTTCGCCGGCGGCGTCGTGCAGTTCCGCCGCTGCAACGACGTGGACTACGACCTCATCCACTCCCACTACTGGCTCTCCGGCCAGGTCGGATGGCTGTTGCGGGACCTCTGGGAGGTGCCGCTGGTGCACACGGCCCACACCCTGGCGGCGGTGAAGAACGCCCACCGCAGCGCCGACGACTCCCCCGAGTCGGAGGCGCGGCGCATCTGCGAGCAGCAGCTGGTGGACAACGCGGACTTCCTCGTGGTCAACACCCCGGAGGAGACGAACGACCTCATCGACCACTACGACGCAGACCCGGACCGCATCGTCGTGGTCTCCCCGGGCACCGACGTCGAGATGTTCACCCCGGGCACCGACCGGAACACGGAACGCTCCCGCCGCCTGCTGGGCATCCCCCTCGACGCGGAGCTGGTGGCGTTCGTCGGCAGGCTCCAGCAGTTCAAGGGACCCCAGGTGCTCATCCGGGCGACGGCTGAACTGCTCCGCCGCGACCCCGGCCGCAAGCTGCGCGTGATCATCTGCGGCGGAGCGTCGGGTGCGGCGGCCACCGAGCGGCAGTACATGGCCCTGGCGGAGGAGCTGGGCGTGTCGCGCCGGGTGAGGTTCCTCGATCCGCGCCCGCCGGAGGAGCTGGTGACGATCTACCAGGCCGCCGACCTCGTGGCCGTGCCCAGCTACAACGAATCCTTCGGCCTGGTCGCCATGGAGGCGCAGGCCTGCGGCACGCCCGTCATCGCGGCACGCGTCGGCGGTCTCCCGGTCGCCGTCGCCGAGGGGGAGACGGGTCTGCTTGTCGACGGGCACGACACCAACGACTGGGCGGACGCCATCGAACAGCTTCTCGACGATGACGACACCCGCCTGCGGATGGCGGGGGAGGCCGTCGCGCACGCGGCGAACTTCTCGTGGTCCGCCTCGGCTTCCCAGTTGGCGTCGGTGTACTCCGAGGCACTGAGCATCGACGTGGACGAATGCCCGCCCCGCCGGGAGCGTGCGGACGGGCAGCGCTGA
- a CDS encoding 30S ribosomal protein bS22, with protein MGSVIKKRRKRMSKKKHRKMLRRTRVQRRKLGK; from the coding sequence ATGGGTTCAGTCATTAAGAAGCGCCGCAAGCGCATGTCCAAGAAGAAGCACCGCAAGATGCTGCGACGCACCCGAGTTCAGCGTCGTAAACTCGGCAAGTAA